Below is a genomic region from candidate division WOR-3 bacterium.
GCCAGGGGGCATACCGGTGGGCAACCCAGGGGCTTGCCGAGAGGACCGCAGATTAGACCACCGAAAGGGTCAAGCAAGCCACTCAAGATTAAAAACCAGGTGGTTAGACATAAAATACAAAGAGAAAAGAATATGCTGACCTTTAATTTACCAAAATTTCCATAGAGATTGATATAACACAAAGGGTTTTATCATTCTGAATCTACTCTGAAAGTGAATGCATATTACAAAGAGATTTAGTTATATTTTAGAGAAAAACCGTTATTTATGCGGATATTATCTTGTTGATTTTCTGCTGATTTTCATATTTTTAGTTACCGTGCTTTAGTCTCCTGACAATATTAAAAAAGTTTTGGAAGATTGTTTCGCCAATTGACCCGGACCGTTCAGGATGAAACTGCACGCCATAAATTGGTAATTCCAAATGTTTCATCGCTTCAACTTCACAGGATGGTGAATTGGCTAAAACTTCAAAGCCGGCAACAGTTAAACTGTTTAATGAGACATATTCTTGATGGCTTTCTTTTACTGAAATTTCTGGCGGTAATCCTTGAAACAAAGGGTCATATTTGATAATACGGACCACCTCATTACCTTCAATTCGTTCTTTACCAGCAAGCACCGTACCACCAAAAGCTTTTGCCAGCATTTGATGGCCATAACAAATACCTAAACAAGGAAGCGTAATGTGATGCAAAAATTCTAAATATCCCCGGGAATAAACACCTTTAGTTATTAAGTCCGGCGACCCCGAGAGCACTAAGGCATCGCATTCAAGTAGATTAGCATAATTATAAATTTCCACATCTTTGACAACTCGACATTGACTAAATTTCTTTACCATTTCAACATAAGGTGCGATTTTCTGTTCGGACTCAACACGATAACTATTAACAATTAGCGTTATCATCTTAAGCTTTTTTGAGTTCTTTCTTTGCTCAGTTCACCATAAGCCCAACGGATAAATTCACTGGGATTTATCAAGTTAAAGCACCAAAGGCGATATTATTCTTCTTCTAAAAGTTTCTCTAATTTTTTAATCATCTTTTTGGCACGAGCAACATATTCGCTTTGGGGATAATCTTCGATCAACCGTTCTAATTCCTCGATGGCAGTATCTAAATCTTGGTCTGGATTTTTCGGGTCACTTAGAATCTCGGCAATTAAATAAAGTGCGTCATCGGCAAGTTCATCCTTAGGAAAATCATCCACGATTGCATAGAGCAGTTCTAAACTTTTTTCAAAATCATTGTTGTCAAGATATTCCCGTGCGGTCTTATATAAACGATGGGTAGTGCTTGTCGTATCTTGCGACACAATTTCTGTTTTCTTAACTGTCCGAGATGCACAGCCAGTAGAAAAAAATCCTATGCATAAAGTAACGATAAATAACAGAAATCCCCAAGCAGATAAAAGATTATATTGTTTCATTGATTGACTCCTTTTTTGTGTTATGTCGATTAAATTGCGCCAAACAATCATAAGAAAATATATCTATTTTGTGAGCTTTGAATTTTCTAATTGTCATTTTTATTATCCTTCGGCAGAGTTAACCTGAAGGAACGATTTTCTTTTCTAAAGATGCATACGCATCATGATTATGGATTGATTCATAACTTTCGGCTTCAATTCGATACCAGATAATAGCGGGGTGCTTATCCAATTTTTGCGCAACATTGCGCACAACATCTTCAACAAAAACCGGATTCTGAAAAGCATGCTCGGTTACATATTTTTCGTCTTCGCGTTTTAATAGGGAGTAGACCGGGCTAGAGCCACAATCTTCAATCATCGCAATAAGGTCTTCAATCCACAAAAAGCCCTTAAAACGCACTTCAACCCGAATCTCGCCTCGCTGATTATGTGCGCCGATTTTTACCATCTCTTTAGAACAAGGACATAAAGTTGTAATTGGCACGGCGACGCCAAGAATCAACTGCATCTTTTCAGTGAGATTGCCGATAAATTTGCATTGATATTCCATCAATCCCACTGAATTTGAAACTGGTGCGGTCTTTTCAATAAAATAAGGAAATGATATCTCAATGTGGGCTGATTCGGCATTTAACTCCTGCTTCATCGTCTTTAAAATCCTACCAATATTATGGATTGCAATTTCCCGATGGAAACGATTAAGAATTTCTACAAATCGACTCATATGGGTGCCACGAAAATTATGGGGTAGATTAACATACATATTGATTTGAGCAATGGTATGTTGTCTTTTGTAAGCCTTGTCTGAAAGAAAAATCGGATACCTTAAATTTTTGACACCAACTTTATCAATATCAATATTGCGAAAATCTTGTTCGTTTTGAAGGTCGCGCACAATAAACATTTTAACATTGCTTTTTAAATTGTCAATGTTTAGTAGAAGGATACTTTATTTTTAACATATCAAGTCTCAATTTACCCGAAATATTATACACTGCCCAGTAAAGAGGGTTAATCGTTAACCTTACTCCCTATTATTCCGGCTTTGGGGAATCTTAACCGCTGGTTATAGAGACATCTTCAATGCGACAATATGGGACAAAAAATTTACTAATTTTCTTGGTCTCAATAGATAGTCCAGATATTTTGTTTAATAAGGTAAAGATATTATCGGCAATCATCGTTTCAATTACTGGTTGAACCAGTTCACCTTCCTTGATTAGAAAACCACCTTTAACCACACCGGAAAAATCACCGCTAAACGGATTTGGTTGTGTCGAAAGCCGGGTTACAAAAATTCCATTTTTGATCTCCTGAATTAATTTTTGTTTTGGGTCTTTTCCCGGCTTGACGATAATATTACTTGCTCCGACTGAAGGAATTGAACGAAAACCACCAACAGCATGAGCAGTTGAAGTTCGATTCTCTTTATTAGCACAGTAGGAATCGTATAAATAGGATTTTAACACTCCTTGTTCAACAATCGTTAACGGTTTTCGATACACACCCTCTCGGTCAAAAGCGCTTGATGCCGGTGCTCCGGGTAATAAGCCGTTGTCCTCAATCGATAAACACTCTGATGTTACTTTTTGATTTAATTTACCAATCCATTGACTCATTCTTTTTTGGACATTGTTGGCTGAGACTGCATTAATAATAACTTCTAACAACTCAGTTAAAACTTCTGGTTCTAAGAATACTGTTCCTTTAAATGTTTCACCTTTTTTGGCACCTAAGGTTCTAAGAACTTTTTCCGCAAAATTCATTGCAACTTTTTCCACATTTATGTCCGAAAGTTTTCGGGTAGCGTCAAATTCATACTGAAAACAAGACACTTCTTTATTATCACGTGCCATTCCCATAATACCATATTCAAAAGAACTGGCTTTTTCCCAAACTTTAATACCTTTTGAATTGACAACCGCCCTATCGCCATAAAAACCTGCGAAGACTCCACTGTCGACAGTGATGCGTTTATCATAATTAAGTGCAGTTTTAAGTAAGTTCCTCGCATAATTCAAGACATCATCCATTGTCAGATTTTCTACCAATGGGTCGTAAATGTCTTGGACTTCAGGCATAGTTCCGCTGGGCACGGGCAAAATATTGCCGTTATCGCTTGGTGCTAAATTGGCTAAACGCACCGCATTACTAACTGCATCTACAATCTTTGTCTGAGATAAAATATTAACTGAGGCAAATCCTAATCCTTGATTCTTAAAAATTCTAATGCCACAGCCATCAGTAATATGACTTTTGGCTAATTTAATGTCATTAGTTTCGAATGAAACATTAAAGGACTTACCTTTAACTAAATAAATTTCGACCTCATCTGCTCCCAGGTCTAAAGCCTTTTTGACCGCAAGTTCACCTAATTCCAATAATTCCGTCATTATCGACCTCCACTATTGAATTATCAATTTAATAGATTTTTACACCTTGGAGTCTAATTTTCCGATTTGGTATTTTCCATTTTATCATTGTCGACCACCAATAATGGCTTGACAGCGCAAATACGGACCACCACCATCAACCTTTGCTGGTTGCCATTTACCACAATGTCCAAACCCCATATCCCATTGGAAGTCCTGACTAACTGCATCAACGCTCATTAAAACATCAAATGCCTGTCCGGAAATTGTCACTCCTCGATAGCATTCGCCGATTTTACCCTTAGTGATTCGATATGCTTCTTGCACACCAAACATAAATTCTGCATTAGCATCCGCCTGTCCGCCTTTAGCCCCTTTTAAGAGATAACCGTTTTGGGTGCTATCAATAATCTCGGCTAAGCTTAAATTTCCCGGCATAACACCCGTATTGCGCATTCGAATAATTGGTTCATCAGAATATTCATAAGCACGCGCATTGCCGGTAGGTTCGCAACCGTATTCACCTGCACTTTGGCGATTATGGAGATAAGACTTCAGGATGCCGTTTTGAATAATCACAACCTTTTTTGCTATCACACCTTCGTCATCAACCAAAATAGTGCCACCCGCAGTTCCCTCAGGACCAGAATCGAATAGTGTAACTAAATCACTGGCGACCCGCTGGCCAATTTTATCTTTAGTAATGGCACCGGCCGAAACAAAATCCGCTTCAACAGTATGGCCAATTGCTTCATGTGCAATCAAGCCCACTAAACCCGGATCAAGAATCACGGTCGTTCTTTCACCTTTGGGATAACCTGCTTTAAGCAAAACTTCAATTCTTTTAATGGCGCTCTCAATAAACTCATCAGGTGATTTTCTGCCAAATAAATCCTGCCAACCGCCTGTGACTCCAACTGCTTCCAAGGATTCGACCATATCTTTACCGTCGACTCCAACCGCAAAAATGATGAATTCTGGTTTCGAATCAATAATTTCGCATTCTGCGCCATCAGTAGTAACAATAAATTTTCTTTCTAGGCGCTCTATATAAGCGACTTTAGCGGATTGAATGAATTTTGATGCTTTTCTTAATTTACTTTCGGTATTTTTTACTAAGTCCAGTTTTTCTTCGATGGTATGATTTGTTAATGGGTCGTTTATTATCGGCGCAAATTTACCTTTTGCTAATTGGGCTGTAGCCAATTTCACATTTTTGCTGACCTTGCCGAAACTTGCGACTTTAGCCGAAGCACAAGCATCGCTGATTGCTCTTTTGATTTCGTTAACTTCAATTCGACTCGTAGCCGAAAATCCCCAACCGCCTTGATACAACGCTCTCACTCCAACACCGGAATAGATATTAGATGCTAAAGTTTCCAATTCACCTTGACGAATCGAAATTCCAGTTGCAATCCGTTCGTGAAACCGAAGTTCACCATAATCCATTCCTTCAAAAGAACTTAAAGTGGTTTTCAAAATCTCAATCATTGATTGTTCTCTCTTGAATAAGTTTTTAATAGTTCTTGTGCCTTTTTCCGAATCCAATGTTCTTTGACCATTGGCGAAAAGAGAAAGACGCTAATAAAATGGGCAAAAAGACCAATGCCCCAAAAGAGTAAAGGAAAATAAAACCACCAATAACCACGATTATAACGGTAATTAATAAAAATAAACACGCAATTGACAAACAAATAAATTAACAAATGCACATAAAAGTTGACTCGTTCCTCAACATATTTTCGTGCCTGCTCATACGCTTGCTTTTCATCCATAGTATGCCTCCTGTGGATGTCATCATAACATAATACTTACATTAATCTCATCTGTCAACAATTTCTATATGAGAGATAGTGGATAATATTTTGGGTAAATTTAGACTTGATATGTTAAAAATAAAGGTGTACCCTCTTATGCCGGACAATTTTTAGTAATAAGGAAAAGAGAACACGCCTAATGCAAGAAAAAAGAAATTACACACAATTCTTGACGCTACCTATATGAGAACTCAGAAAAAGTTAATTCTAACTATTGAATAATTGACCTTGTTGAATATTTTTCTTATTTTTCTATTGTATCTCAGATACGGATGCTTACCGCAAGTGTTTTCAGTGGTACTTTTTCAGAGCGCTCATATATAAGACTTCTGAATAAATCAATTTTTGTCAAAGAAACACTGAAATTACAGAATTTTTTGCAAGTTCATTGGCACTTTTTCAGAGTCCTCTATAAATATAATAACATAATTCTTGAATTTGTCCTATTTGTCAAAAATTTCTATATAAAATCGTATCATTGATTATGATGAACATTAAAATTTGTTCCACATCAAAAAGATGATAGACCCAAGGAAGCGAGTTTTCGTTCCTTTAGGTTTTTACCTGATTGTGTATTCCCTTTTTTATTCAATAGAGAAGTTAGGGTAGGGTTAACCCCATTTTATCCAAAATCCAGCATCCTGCAAAGGCTACCGCATCCAATACTCGGCAGACAAAGTCGTCTACCAGTCAGCGCTAATTGCCTATCAAATCCTTTCAAAGTACTTATTTTTATTAACAAAATATTGCTACTTTGAATATCGCTGATATGAAATCTCTTAATTTTTTAATAGTTCATTTTTGAACCAACTTAAAAGGAAACCATATAGAAAACTTGAAATAAAATCAAATAAATATCTTACCAGGGCCTTTCCTTCAAGAACCATAAGGAACTTTGAAAAAGTGCTATTTAGTGCAAAGCTATAACCCAGGCCAAACACGCGACAAGTATCTGGTAGTTATTTCCCCAATAGTTAAGAACCGAAATATCTGAAATATTCGGATGAAATCAGTGAATATTTCATTGTTTTGTCTGAGTTATCGATAAATTTGGAAGCAATTTTCCAAAGACTCTGAATTTATCAAAATAATTGACTTTAAGTATAAATCTGTTATAATTTATTTATTATTTGTGTTCTTTGTAATATCTTATTATAGAAACTTAGACAATATTTTTCTATCTGACCCTGCTGAATCTGAAAATACATAGCATGACTGCTCAAGATAATTCCAGGGTCCCAAAATTTTGATTTAGAAAGGAGCTCTAATGTCTAAACCTAAAATTATTACAAGTTTACCTGGACCAAAGGCTCAGAAAATATTACGCAAAGACAAAAAATTCATATCACCTTCTTACACAAGAAGTTATCCTGCTGTTATTGAATCTGGTGAGGGTTGTTGGGTTTGGGATGTTGATGGCAATAAATTTTTAGATTTTAATGCCGGCATTGCAGTTTGTTCCACTGGCCATTGTCATCCAGAAGTAGTTGAAGCAATTAAAAAACAAGCCGAGCGATTGCTTCATATGTCCGGCACTGATTATTATTACCCTTTACAAACCGAATTAGCCGAGAAGTTAGTCGAAATTACGCCGGGCGGTATGAATAAACGAGTCTTTCTATGTAATTCAGGGACTGAGTCGGTTGAAGGCGCTTTTAAGTTAGCACGCTATATGTCCAAAAGAAAATATGCTATCGCATTTCTGGGGTCATTTCATGGTCGAACTATGGGTTCACTGTCATTGACCGGTAGTAAAGTAGTCCAAAAGCAAGGATTCGGGCCTTTACTTCCGGGAATTTATCATGTTCCATTTGCCTACTGCTATCGTTGTGCTTATAATTTAGAATACCCCGGATGTGATTTTGCTTGTGTTAAGTATATTGAAGACGAATTATTTAAAAAAATAGTGCCTCCAGAAGAGGTTTGTGGAATATTTATTGAACCCATCCAAGGTGAAGGTGGTTATGTCGTTCCGCCACCAGGTTATTTTCAAAAGTTAAGAGAACTTTGTGATAAATATGGAATCCTATTAATTGATGATGAAGTGCAATCCGGAATGGGTCGAACTGGCAAGATGTTGGGCATTGAGCATTGGGAAACTATGGCGGATATCTATTGTATTGCTAAAGGCATTGCTTCAGGAATGCCTTTAGGTGCGTTTATTGCCAATGCTGGCTTGATGAAATGGCCTAGTGGCACGCATGCTTCTACTTTTGGCGGCAATCCGGTTTGTTGCGCAGCAGCTTTAGCTACAATAAAACTTTTAGAAAATGGCTTAATTGAAAATGCCCAAAAAGTTGGGGCGGTCATAATGAAACGTTTAGAAACTTTACAAGCAAAATATGAAGTAATTGGCGATATTCGGGGTAAAGGATTAATGATTGGTATGGAACTGGTTGAGGATTCGATCTCCAAACGACCTTTAACTGAAAAACGAAATGCTATCATTTATAAATGCTTTGAAAAAGGACTGCTGATGCAAGGATGTGGCACAACTGCAATCCGATTCTCACCGCCGCTAATTGTTACTGAAGAAGAAGCCCATACCGCATTAGATATTTTTGAGTCCGCACTGAAGTCGGTATTACGCGGATAAAAAGAGCAAAATTAAAAACTAAACAAGAAAAAATCAAATATTTACTTTGGATATTGTATATTTTGTTTTTTGATATTGTGCGTCAATAATCAAAGGTTTCTTTATTAAATAGAAATCTATTTGTCGGTATCGATTTTGTTCGTATGACAAACTCGTTTGAGAAAAAGGTCTTGAATACTATTAAGAAATACCGGATGCTTGCCAAAGGTGATAAGGTTTTAGTCGGTTTTTCTGGCGGTCCGGATTCTATGGCTCTATTATATTGTCTTAAAAGATTAAAACCGGTACTAAATATCCATCTATATGCAATGCACGTCAATCATCAGTTACGTCCTAAACTCGCAGATAAGGATGAAAAATTTTCTCGCCAAGTTTGTAAGGACTTAAAGATCCCAATCAGGACACGTAAGATTAATGTAACGAATTATGCAAAACAGAACAAATTGTCCATAGAAGAAGCATCACGGGTATTAAGGTATCAATATCTCCAAAAAACTGCTTACCAGTTAGGTTGTTCTAAAATTGCCCTGGGACATCAGGCTAATGACAATGTGGAGACGGTCTTATTAAATTTGACTCGCGGAACAGGACTAATTGGTTTAGGTGGGATTCCGCCTATCCGGGATAATATCATTCGTCCGTTAATTGAAATCCCACGCGAGGAGATTATGCATTATCTTAAAAAGAATAACCTTGAATATTGTGAAGATTTAACTAATATTGAATTAGGTTACCGACGCAATTATATTCGACATAAAATATTACCTCTGCTCAAAGAAATCAATCCCAATTTAATTGCGACAATCTCTCACACCTCTGAACTGATACGCACTTGTAATGAATATATTAATCAGGTCACGAAAAATGCTTTAGCCGATGTCTTATTAAGACAAACTGACCGCTCCATTATCCTTGACATCAAAAAACTTTTATCATATAATTTATTTATTGAAAGGCAAATTATTAAAACTCTAATACCAAATTTGGAATTTGAACAGATTGAGGCGATTTTAACTTTAACTAAAGATAAAATTTCCGGCCGTCGGCTGAAGTTACCCGAAGACCTATGGGTCTGGAAGGAATATGATAAACTATATTTTGAAAAACCAAATAATAAAAATAATAATCTAAAAACTAAACAGTGGCTAATCGATATTAATAAAACCACAAAGATTAAAGAATTAGACATTGAAGTAACAACAAAACTTAAGTCGATAAAAAATAAACAAGACCTTATGCAGATTTTTGAATTCATTAAACATCCAACTTCAACTAATTTAACAAATACGCTGGACTTATTAACTTCTCATCCTAAAATAGTGTTAAGTGAGTGGTTTGATATGTCAGAAATCTCCTTACCTTTATCCATTCGTCTACGCAGAGCTGGTGACCAATTTATATTCAAAAAGGGACAAATTAAGAAATTAAAAGATGTCCTAATTGATGAAAAAATTCCTTTAAGAATAAGAAATCGATTGCCTTTATTATGTGATGCAAAAAATATCTTATGGATTATTGGATTGCGACGGGCTCAGATTGGTCTAATCAGTAATAAGACAAAAGCAATATTAGAAGTGCAAGTAAAAGTGTAAATACAATGCACTACATTTGAAACATCTGTATTCTATGAGAAAATTAAACTTACAACAATAGATTATGGCAAGACAACCACTACGTAATCCAGTAATCAGCAACCTCATAATCTGGCTTCTAATATTTTTAAGTGTTTGGGCAATTTGGAATTTCTTTGGTAGCCGAAAGACCGGAAGAATATCAATTGAATACTCGCTATTCATTAAAGAACTAAACAATGGTAATGTCAAATCCGTTATTATAACCGAAAAAGAGATAACCGGCACCCTTAAACAAGAATCCGAAATTCCTAATCCTCGAGGCAAAACTAAGTATAAAGAGTTTAAAACCTATATTCCGTTTGATGACCCTAATTTAGTCACAAAATTAATTGAACATAATGTTAGTATCATTGCTAAACCACCATCTCCCTGGGGTTCAATAATTGTTTCTGCGATTCCTTGGATATTGATATTAGGACTTTGGATACTGTTTATTCGGCGAATGTCTTCAGGAACTGACCGCGCATTCAGTTTTGGTAAAAGTCGCGCGCGCTTATTCACTACCGACCGTCCAAAAATAACCTTTGACGATGTGGCAGGTGTGGAAGAAGCCAAAGAAGAGTTAAAAGAAGTTATTGAGTTTTTAAAAGCGCCACAGAAATTTCAAAAATTAGGCGGAAAAATTCCCAAAGGTGTTTTATTAGTTGGACCTACTGGCACTGGCAAAACTCTTTTAGCCCGAGCAGTAGCAGGTGAGGCTGGCGTGCCGTTTCTATCGATATCTGGTTCTGACTTTGTTGAAATGTTTGTTGGCGTCGGTGCAGCACGTGTGCGCGACCTGTTCGAACAAGGAAAACGTAATGCTCCGTGTATCATTTTTATCGATGAGATTGACGCTGTAGGTAGACAAAGAGGTGCTGGATTAGGTGGCGGTCATGATGAACGCGAACAGACCTTGAACCAACTATTAGTTGAGATGGACGGTTTCGATACCCAAGAAGGTGTCATTATAATGGCTGCAACCAATCGTCCTGATATTTTAGATAGTGCATTGCTCAGACCGGGCCGTTTTGACCGCCAAATTGTTGTTGACCGGCCAGATGTCCTCGGCCGAGAAGGCATTTTAAAAGTGCATACCCGGAAAATTCCGCTGGGAAAAGATGTTGACTTAAAAATTTTAGCCCGCGCCACCCCTGGTTTTTCTGGTGCGGATTTAGCCAATATGGTAAATGAAGCTGCGTTACTTGCCGCCCGCAGAAATAAAACTGTGGTCGAAATGCAAGATTTTGAAGATGCTAAAGATAAAGTTCTAATGGGAGTAGAGCGCCGAAGTCTGTTAATTTCCGAGCAAGAAAAGAAATGGATTGCTTATCACGAAGCCGGCCATACCTTAGTATCAAAATTAATTCCTGGCACTGACCCAATTCACAAAGTTACAATCATACCACGGGGACAAGCATTAGGAGTAACTCAACAATTACCGCTTGATGACCGGAAAATTTATTCAAAGACATATTGTCTTAATCAGTTAACAGTTATGTTAGGCGGACGCGCGGCAGAAGAATTAGAATTCGGCGACATTTCGACCGGTTCTCGCGACGNNNNNNNNNNNNNNNNNNNNNNNNNNNNNNNNNNNNNNNNNNNNNNNNNNNNNNNNNNNNNNNNNNNNNNNNNNNNNNNNNNNNNNNNNNNNNNNNNNGGTTTAAAACAAAACATCCAATATCAATTAGCAAACAAGACGAATGGTTTTGTACCATGTGGAACAACTGGCGAATCACCAACTTTATCCTTTGAAGAATGGGAAGTAATTATCCGTACCACAGTTGAATCCGTCGCAGGCAAAAAGCCAGTGATACCAGGAACAGGAACTAATTCAACTGATAAAACTATTAAACTCTCGCAACGAGCAAAAGAATTAGGTGCTAATGCTTGTCTTATTGTGACTCCATATTACAATAAACCAACTCAAAACGGACTCTATCAACATTACCGAGCTGTTGCCTCGTCCGTAAAATTACCAATAATTATTTACAACATACCAGGTAGAACTGCAGTAAATATGCTTCCGGAAACAATGGAACGATTACATAAGGAATTTCCTGATATAATTATTGGCGTTAAAGAAGCCTCTGGTAATTTAGACCAAATTACCGAAATAATTAATCGCTGTGGTAAA
It encodes:
- the dapA gene encoding 4-hydroxy-tetrahydrodipicolinate synthase, with the protein product GLKQNIQYQLANKTNGFVPCGTTGESPTLSFEEWEVIIRTTVESVAGKKPVIPGTGTNSTDKTIKLSQRAKELGANACLIVTPYYNKPTQNGLYQHYRAVASSVKLPIIIYNIPGRTAVNMLPETMERLHKEFPDIIIGVKEASGNLDQITEIINRCGKNFTVLSGDDTLTLPILSVGGKGVISVIANIVPKTLAEMIEYFFKGEIKRAYELNTKLFTLSKVMFIETNPGPIKYAMSVLGMPSGPLRLPLTLPSKKNRAVIKKVLLKFYKSEIKI